The Physeter macrocephalus isolate SW-GA unplaced genomic scaffold, ASM283717v5 random_647, whole genome shotgun sequence genomic interval CATAGACGGCTTCTCGGTCGCTGGCTTGGTGGAACATCCCAAACACCCTAGGACCAGGGGGCAGGACACTCAGAAATGGGAtagatgtgtgtgcgtgtgcgtgtgtgtgtgtgtgtgcgtgcgtgtgcgtgtgcgtgtgtgtgtgtgtgtgtgtgtgttgggcagGAGTCGCCGTCCTCATCTACCAGACAGGAAAACTCAGAAAAGGAAGGCGAGttgaccaaggtcacatagctcaTGAATGGCCGTAAAGTACGAGTCTTACTGCCCCTTCTGTCCACCAGGTAGCCCTTTCCTGGGCCTCTGAGTCTGGGGTCCTGACCACAGTTTGGGGTTCTTGGGCGCAGAAAGTATGACCAGAGTGGGCCTAGGAACAGGGACCAGGGTACCTCTGCTCAGTCACCAGCTTTGTGATCCCCTGGGGCTCCCCCTCCACTTTATCATCCATCCCCGTAGCAGCATGATGAGTCATAGACATCATCCATTTTtcaaatagggaaactgaggttcagagaagcaaagtgatatgtccaagatcacacagccaggaagtgacCAAGCACAAACTCACACTGAGATTGTCTCGTGGCAAAGAGCCCAGGGTCttgccctgcccccctccccacccccacccccaccccatggccTCTCACTTGCTATTCTTCCAGACACCTGTGAGTGTggttcctcccttccttcaagtctctgccaaatgtcacttcctcagagaggctttttttttttttttaaccattacatctaaaaaacttttttttttttaaccccaccaACCCTGTCACTGTCATTCTCTATCCCCTTTCcctattttttcttcaaagcagTTCTCCCTGGCTGACATTGTAATACATGTCCATTCTCTCTCCCGCCAGATGTCGCCTCCGGGAATGCAGGACATTGTCCCGTGCACTCTTTCACTCCGTTCCGAGCCCTGACAACCTGATGATTGAGTGCCCAGACAGAGAATTTTCACGATAGCCCTAGGAGGCAAGGCCGGTTGTTATTcacattctacagatgaggagattgaggctcaaagaagagaaattactcccccaaggtcacagagtggaTGAGCGGTGGAGCCAGGTCTTTCTCCGAAGCAGAGAGAGTTCCTTCCTCTGACcccaccacctctccccacccccacccactccccatGCGCTCTCACCTCTTGAGGACATTGAGGACACTGATGGGCAGGTAGCAGAGGGCAAAGACCAGCAGCACCACCATCAGCATCTTGGCCGTCTTCCTCCGAGCTCGCATTTGCTTTACCTCGGCCAGGAAGGCACGGGGCCGAGGCGGGGGCTGTGCACCCACGCCCTGCCCCTGGTCCTCCAGCTGATCTGAGGGCCTCTTCCAGTTCCTCACCAGGGCCGATGTGGTGCCGGGGATCTGTCCAGCACACATAGACAGCAGCGGTGGGTACAGCTCCTTGGGAGGGTCGTTCTGCTTCGCTGGGCCTGCTCCAGGCTGGactctggggcagggggaggtgggcAAGGGAACAAACCCTTGCAGCAGGAAGGAGCCTAATATTCATGATAAAGGCCAACACTCTGGACTTGAGTGTACTTCCATTTTCCATTAGCTCATCGTGAGACCACCCACAGTATGCCTCTTGGGACGGTATTATTCACCCTTAGTTGTAGATGAGGTAGGGGACCCTTGACAAGTCCCCAGGTCACAGCCTGGGGCCTGAACATCCTTCCAGCTACCCATCCATCTTCCTTAAATCACCACCTCCATCTGTGGCGACAGGGGTGGTTGGATGCCCCGTGCCTTCCCCGGTCCGTGCCTGACTCTGGGAGGCCTGAGCAAGGGGCGTGCAGGTGGACAGCGTGGAATGGCCTGGGCCTCAGAGCATAGGTCCCAGCCTAGGTCAGTGCCAATAGGCCTATGGTGGTTCTAGGCTCCTGGAGCAGCCACAGATATTCTCAAAGCCTCTCCCACACTGGACACCTGAATCACCCCACAACAGAAGGGCATGGGGCTAGAGTTCAGGAAACTTGGGATCTAGGGCCATCTCAGCCATTCACAAGCTTATGTGACCTTGGTGAactcacttttcttttctgagccttggttttcctgTTGGATAAGGATAGCGACTCCTGCCATCTTGACCGGGGGGCTGTGAGGGGCAGGTGGCAGGTGCTGGTGGACCGCGAGGCGGCTCGTGTTCTGGCCagcttcctctccctgcccagccACTGATCCAGGACTCGTCCCGCTAGTGCCAAGGGCCTCTGAGCACCCCCTCCCATGGctcaccacccccccccaaaaacctGCTGTTGGTCAGTTTGTaatagaggaaagaaggaaggccCTGGAACCAGAAAGGCTCTGCCACTCATCGGCCATGGCAGATTGGTTGCCCTTACTCAGCATTTGTAAAGTGGGTAATATTGCTTCTTTGGTTAGATGTGAAGACATTGCAAGCAAAGTGCCTAATTTGGAC includes:
- the LOC102987036 gene encoding orexin/Hypocretin receptor type 1 — its product is VQPGAGPAKQNDPPKELYPPLLSMCAGQIPGTTSALVRNWKRPSDQLEDQGQGVGAQPPPRPRAFLAEVKQMRARRKTAKMLMVVLLVFALCYLPISVLNVLKRVFGMFHQASDREAVYACFTFSHWLVYANSAANPIIYNFLSGKFREQFKAAFSCCLPGLGPCGSLKAPSPRSSASHKSLSLQSRCSVSKVSEHVVLTSVTTVLP